ttttttcctgtgatctgtaggcctacaatcttgacggcatagcagcaggttctttagttgaagacacacacacctaactggAGGCAAATGTTGACGGAGTTTGCTAGTTGATACTTAGTTAATAAATATTCGATGAACcctagtttctttaatatatattcatTAATATATATTCGaaattattattagaaataagAATATAACacgtgttatatggttatttcatcaTTCCAAAAAACCcagaaacaaccaaaaacaagccgttatacttaaatgtgtgttcgacttactaaagtgacaaaacgatattatggccctattttgcgtttgtcaacacgggttgcaaaatagaaaaaccaatggccacaaggtacacggaccgaTGGGCGAtaccaatcattttcttttagatCCAATAAGTACTTTCAAGACCAGTATCGTCGATATCAATACCGATACCGATACTTCtatgaaatatttgtatttgagTAATTTTATAATGCATTCTGAAAGTCCTCATTATTAATATTAAATAAACCGTAATAGGCATTACGTGTCTGTGTTGCCTCCTCTGTTTGCGTCAGCTGTAGCTACTTCGTTGTGCTCTTTAGGGTGTTTAACTTTTAGATGCTTGTCATGTTTGTGGTATTGCCACAATGGTGTATTGTTGTTTGACAAATGTCACATAAAGTTTCATCGTTGTTAACTGGAGTGAAATAACTCCAGGATtatgcttctttttctttcagtcatGACCGCAGCAATGCACTTGAATCTGCGCTGAGTGTGCTTTCACTGAGTGAgagtaacagtgcgttcacactgcagcggagcgggcggcgcgcggcatcggcttccaattcattttcaatgaaaccaggcgttgacgcttgcgtagggcattgtgggaaggcgagcaaagcggagcggagcgttgcaagttggattttctcaactttatgtaaatgaggagcgtgaaaacgctagcgttggccaatcggattggtttcttgtttcttgtaacgtagcaactgttcgtcatggtaaacatttctaggtttgacaatttcaagatggaggagaaacttttcgtatgtgtctgcacacccagttctgttcagaacaaagttactaatgtgacgagcctgaatttaaagattacattaaactaataatgcatggtgcatggttgccgatgtcgtcattgttcctagtgtgtttttatagcctacttttaaatgtagtcgtcacattacgtgactgttctgtgccactgctagctcgctagcccagcctacaaacgactggttgagtgaccggtggcgtaacatgtattctactgtaatcttgcactagtaaaatcttgcacttacataaatgttgtgtaaaagtggtattttgatcgatattgtgagtacattaacccaaatctgcacgcttggccatgactacaacagtgaccttagagaactacaactctgtgttaacttGTCTAACGCcgccgagcgtggtgtactgtgggaaggcaagcgatgcagagcgttaaaaaacgctgcagtgtgaacgcactgtaacgctgcgttcacactgcagcgttttttaacgatctgtaatgtgacgagactgaatttaaaagtaggctataaaaacacactaggaacaatgacgacatcggcaaccatgcaccatgcattattagtttaatgtaatctttaaattcaggctcgtcacattagtaactttgttctgaacagaactgggtgtgcagacacatacgaaaagtttctcctccatcttgaaattgtgaaacctagaaatgtttatcatgaccaaaggttgctacgttacaagaaacaataaaacaatccgattggccaacgctagcgttttcacgctcctcatttacataaagttgagaaaatccaacttgcaacgctccgctccgctcgccttcccacaatgccctacgcgagcgtcaacgcctggtttcattgaaaattaattggaagccgacgccacgcgccgcccgctccgctgcagtgtgaacgcactgttacgctgcgttcacactgcagcgttttttaacgctctgcatcgcttgccttcccacagtacaccacgctcgggggcgtgttagataagttaatacagagttgtagttctctaaggtcactgttgtagtcatggccaagcgtgcagatttgggttcatgtactcacaatatcgatcaaaataccacttttacacaacatttatgtaagtgcaagattttactagtgcaagattacagtagaatacatgttacgccaccggtcactcaaccagtcgtttgtaggctgggctagcgagctagcagtggcacagaacagtcacgtaatgtgacgagactaaatttaaaagtaggctataaaaacacactaggaacaatgacgacatcggcaaccatgcaccatgcattattagtttaatgtattctttaaattcaggctcgtcacattagtaactttgttctgaacagaactgggtgtgcagacacatacgaaaagtttctcctccatcttgaaattgtcaaacctagaaatgtttaccatgacgaacacgttacaagaaacaagaaaccaatccgattggccaacgctagcgttttcacgctcctcatttacataaagttgagaaaatccaacttgcaacgctccgctccgctcgccttcccacaatgccctatgcccaatgcgttcacactgcagcggagtgggcggcgcggggcgtcggcttccaattcattttcaatgaaaccaggcgttgacgcttcttgtttcttgtaacgtagcaactgttcgtcatggtaaacatttctaggtttgacaatttcaagatggaggagaaacttttcgtatgtgtctgcacacccagttctgttcagaacaaagttactaatgtgacgagcctgaatttaaagaatacattaaactaataatgcatggtgcatggttgccgatgtcgtcattgttcctagtgtgtttttatagcctacttttaaatttagtctcgtcacattacgtgacttttctgtgccactgctagctcgctagcccagcctacaaacgactggttgagtgaccggtggcgtaacatgtattctactgtaatcttgcactagtaaaatcttgcacttacataaatgttgtgtaaaagtggtattttgatcgatattgtgagtacatgaacccaaatctgcacgcttggccatgactacaacagtgaccttagagaactacaactctgtattaacttgtctaacacgcccccgagcgtggtgtactgtgggaaggcaagcgatgcagagcgttaaaaaacgctgcagtgtgaacgcagcgtaacagtgcgttcaacCTGCAGCGGAGcaggcggcgcggggcgtcggcttccaattcattttgaATTAAACCAGgcattgacgctcgcgtagggcattgtgggaaggcgagcggagcattgcaagttggattttctcaactttatgtaaatgaggagcgtgaaaacgctagcgttggccaatcggattggtttcttgtttattgtaacgtagcaactgttgctcATGGTAAACTtgtctaggttttacaatttcaagatggaggagaaacttatcgtatgtgtctgcacactcagttctgttcagaacaaagttacgtaatgtgacaagcctgaatttaaagattactaataaaactaataatgcatggtgcagggttgccgactttgtcagtgtccctagtatgtttttatacttttaaattcagtctcgtcacattacgtgactgttctgtgccactgctagcttgctagcccagcctacaaacgactggttgagtgaccggtggcgtaagatgtattctactgtaatcttgcactagtaaaaaatCAGTattaatgttgtgtaaaagtggtattttgatcgatgttgtgagtacatgaacccaagtctgtacgcttggccatgactacaacagtgaccttagagaactaaaactctgtattaacttgtctaacacgcccccgagcgtggtgtactgtgggaaggcaagcggtgcagagcgttaaaaaacgctgtagtggacacgcaccgtgaGAGAGCGTGGCGcgctgccgatgatgaactcatgaTAAGCACAGACACAGCGGAAGAAAAAATAGTTCCCATTGACTTTCTTATGTAAGTACATTTCTATACTATACGGCCtacaactgtttgtttaaaagaaatcccAGGTAGGATCGATATTTCAAATTGAAAATCGATCCTTTTGATACAATGCCAGTATCGAAAATATCGATACTTTAGGATCGATCCGCCCATCCCtacaggtaggtctgttctgatatctgcaattgatttagctagtgttgctgttgttgctaaattcagtAAATTCGAGacaacacgcccccccccccccagtctcaagcagagaagactgctgattttctcacgatttcaaagcctaatttaacatacttgtcggtgttttttttttcattcgaatttggatgggtagttaacaacacattcttctgtggtgtgatgaacttaaaaactaattttcaattccactttacagcattAATGCTACTCTGTCACTTTACTGCAAACAGTCCTACTGcactcttttttatttttactttatattttatgTTGTACAGTTTTGTGAatattttgttgtacattttttatattcttaaattgttatattttataGCCTATTTAAGGATTGCACCCACATTTTTAAGATTCTTAAGTTTAttatatgtttactgtatgcaccggcccaccaaagtaaattccttgtttgtgtacacttacttggcgattaaacattattctgattctgattctacagAAACATGAACCGTTTCATGTCCGGACAAATTCTAGTTGCCAGGCGAGCCGACATCCATGGGGCGGCACTGCTACAGATGTTACGCGCGCAGCTACATCAGACTACGTGCATTGCATCTTCCAATGGGGAAATAGTTGAGTTGACCAATGGGCAGACTGAATTTTAAGCAATGCAAAATAGGTAACAAGTTGTAATCTGTCTGCACTCTGCTCAGAAAGTTATCTTGCAGTCGTTTACGGTTTGCCTTTACTGCGAAGAACTTCAATCTTATCCTACAGCGGCTGTATTCCGCCAGTCGACACTGATTACTTCTGCCTGTCCTTTCTACTGGATGTGCCTGGACGTCGTTCTCCAAAATGCTGAGCAGCAAAGTATCAGGACCAGGACTGATGAGCGCGGCTGCTGGTATAGACCGAGGACGGGTCGGGGAGAGGCTGCAGGCGGCTCTTGCCGGGCTGCACGAGCTGCATTATGTCAAGGAGAAACAGAGCGACATGGTGAGCTGGGCTCTGCGAATGGACAGGGAAGAACCGGCGTGTTCTCCACAGACGCACAGAGACGATCCGATGCCAGGGCCAGAGGAACAGCGGCTGGAGGCAACCCTCACAGCTTTGAAGAAACAGCTGGTAGGATTATATTCACTTTATAGTGTCTTGAATCTTTGAGAGGGCAATTTAAGTTAACCGATATAAAAGGAATATCTTCGTCACCAGTTCAgctaaaaaatacatttgtgtaTCAGAAATCTTGTCATGTGTTGAGCCTGACACCCTTCCCCACCATGACATTATCAATTCATATTAATATAGGTGCATAAAGATAGTGTTTAGTCTTGATAATTTCGGCTAATAACGTCGTAAATCAAGGTTCATTTCGGGACCACAGGACACCGCAGCGATGAGATGAACGTTCTCCGATCATTAACTTTAATGACAGTGGAATTGCTCTTTCACCCCCATAGTCTAAAGATGGACGTTTGACCCTTTGTTTTCTTCTCATCTCATTTTGTCTTGCCAGTAGTTAGGAAATGCAATGATTGGCATGTTAAGGGTACATGTTTAGAGACATGTCTGTAAATACATGGATTTTAATGACAGACATGGCATTCACAAAAAGATAGATTTTTatttgaatttgacttgaaatGCAATTCACACAGCAGCAATGTTAAGTAGGAATGTAaatattatattaaatatagTATCTGAATTTACAATCTATGTACAAATGATAAAGTAATCATACTTTACAGAGAATTATTAATTATTACAGAGAAGTATTAAATAAATTGTACTTTCTAGTAGTCTCCAGTCTGAACGCATTAAAAAAGATTTGTACATTAAAGGTTTTGCTAACCAAAATAAAGCCCTTCTCtaacctccccctcttcctccccactgAGTGCTTGTAACCCTGTTGGTATGGTATTATTGGCCTGGTCCTGGCTGCCTTAGCAAACATAGTGTCCCTCCCCTCAGTCCCTCTTTCTGAAGTTAACACAATAGCCAGGGTTTCCTCTGCGGGGGAGAAATGAGTTACCCAGCAGTGCTAAACCCAGGctccccctgtcctctgagGGTTAATCATCAGCTacgctctctctttgttttctgaTGAGAGTGTAACCTCAGGTTGAGGCCTGGGGTAAGTAGGCCACTGCACCACACTGAGAGGTtagtatttgttttttttggtgtgtgtgttttatgtgttctgTCCAGTGTGTGGTTGTTGTATACTGATtgcatgagtttgtgtgtgtgtctttctctgttgcagTCACGTCTGCGGAGACAGGATGTGGGGTTGAAGACTCACCTGCAGGAGCTGGACCAGCAGATCAGTGAGCTGAAGCTGGATGTGTGCACGGTGTCCTCTGAGCCACTAGAGAGTGATAGTAGACCCAGTTcaggtcaggacacacacacagaaatacacaccgTATCCAGCagattgtttaacccttgtgttatctttgggtcattctgacccatcagtcattgtgacccaccattgtattgcgacaactttactgcatacaaaaacaaagtgaagcattttcttttatttgtttttgtattgggtaaaattgggtaaacacaacgatggtttgttatgaacctttgggtcatgtgacccgaaggcagcacaagggttaatgctcTCTTTTTCCCACACCATACCAGGTTTCTATGAGCTCAGTGATGGAGGTTCTTGCTCTCTGTCCAACTCCTGCACCTCGGTTTACAGTGAgtgcctgtcctcctcctcccacatcagtctcctccctccccccagccacaTTGCCAGGGCTCATCCCCTCAGTAGGTCCACGCAGGCTGAGCCGTCACGGCGACGGTCAGCTGACGAGACCACCACCCAACCCAACCCCCCACGGGGTACTGGCCTCCACCTGGGGAGCAGCAGGATCCGTACTGGCACAGCAAGCTCAGAGCGGGCCAGACAGAGACCAGTGTCTACAGGTGAGTTTTATTGGAGTTAATATCATGCTTGTTTATACAGTACATAGATATGCCATAGTGTCACCTGAAATTACTTTCTTATAAACTCTTAGTGTACTCTAGCACTGTAGACTGACTGTGTTTTCCCAGGCGACTTAGACAGGATGCTGATCCCAGGATTGAGCTACTACAGGTTGACTGATGTGAAGAAACCTTCTTTGTGCCCCACCCTGAGGACCTCCACCGTGGAACCCAAGTTCCAGAACAATCTGGTGTCCCGCAGTGGAGCCGAGGTCTACTGTTACCCCAGCCCGCTCCATGCTGTGGCTCTCCAGAGTCCCATCTTCACTCTGGGAGGGGAACCAGCCACAACCGCAGCTCCAGAGGGCCAGGAGCCTCCAGTGGTGGCCATGCCCAGCACCGACTCTCTCCAGCggggacaggaagtggtcatGAACAGGCCCCTGGGCTACATTGACAAGTTGCTCCAGCGCAGTATGAGTAATATTAACTTCCAGAGTGAGACTggaagggagagtgtgtgtaggcaCTCCCCCCCAGATGACCCCAGTGAGGCTAGTGCAGATGGAGCTATATGTCCAGGCAACTCTCAGGTCCTTGGGCGTCCACTGCAGAATGCTGTCCTATCAGACGTCACCTCATGTGACAGGAAGAGGCAGACTGGTATGTACCCTAACCAGGAAGTGAGCTACAGCAACCCAGCTCAAAGACAGAGAGTCCAGGAGAACTCATACCGCTATTCCTACCCTGCAGCAATGAGGGAGTACAGCCCAGCAGAGGCAATAGCCTCCAAAACCGGTATTAAGGCACCATCTGGGGATGCTAAAGAGAGAGCTTCCTTAGaccaggggtgtgtggaggcccCAGGGAGAAAGGTTTGTGAGCTTAGAGCCTCAGACAGGAGATCCTGCGTGGCCCACTGGTCCTGCACT
This DNA window, taken from Osmerus eperlanus chromosome 6, fOsmEpe2.1, whole genome shotgun sequence, encodes the following:
- the dact2 gene encoding dapper homolog 2 isoform X2, giving the protein MLSSKVSGPGLMSAAAGIDRGRVGERLQAALAGLHELHYVKEKQSDMVSWALRMDREEPACSPQTHRDDPMPGPEEQRLEATLTALKKQLSRLRRQDVGLKTHLQELDQQISELKLDVCTVSSEPLESDSRPSSGFYELSDGGSCSLSNSCTSVYSPRRLSRHGDGQLTRPPPNPTPHGVLASTWGAAGSVLAQQAQSGPDRDQCLQFQNNLVSRSGAEVYCYPSPLHAVALQSPIFTLGGEPATTAAPEGQEPPVVAMPSTDSLQRGQEVVMNRPLGYIDKLLQRSMSNINFQSETGRESVCRHSPPDDPSEASADGAICPGNSQVLGRPLQNAVLSDVTSCDRKRQTGMYPNQEVSYSNPAQRQRVQENSYRYSYPAAMREYSPAEAIASKTGIKAPSGDAKERASLDQGCVEAPGRKVCELRASDRRSCVAHWSCTEEGYGSEYSPGHAALSPDFVHAQFVPAGSQCVKLRQADRKTKAVKLRRRERPWAGRRQRGCYSSEGSREGHRGGAQVEREQRRAGKGRMSQRVASCLVEELGRTGTEACLSEPGLSNNRRVYPHQYPQSISANKLTRGCRAQCLDLVQPSEPRKRRQGPANMGMFQAMCVQGQRSRELVSRSSLSCNFSSRPHSGHWGGHTPRALQPSLSSSSYFTSLNGRYPPVPFPVSAPFPPRCESEYSTECASLFHSTIAESSEGEVSDNTINRFGDSESSQSSQSPDSDSSLFLDEVEKMDGYEEEGGLVWAEASLGPTAAGLPLRQLLHPEPPACRIKASRALKKKIRRFQPASLKVMTLV
- the dact2 gene encoding dapper homolog 2 isoform X1, which produces MLSSKVSGPGLMSAAAGIDRGRVGERLQAALAGLHELHYVKEKQSDMVSWALRMDREEPACSPQTHRDDPMPGPEEQRLEATLTALKKQLSRLRRQDVGLKTHLQELDQQISELKLDVCTVSSEPLESDSRPSSGFYELSDGGSCSLSNSCTSVYSECLSSSSHISLLPPPSHIARAHPLSRSTQAEPSRRRSADETTTQPNPPRGTGLHLGSSRIRTGTASSERARQRPVSTGDLDRMLIPGLSYYRLTDVKKPSLCPTLRTSTVEPKFQNNLVSRSGAEVYCYPSPLHAVALQSPIFTLGGEPATTAAPEGQEPPVVAMPSTDSLQRGQEVVMNRPLGYIDKLLQRSMSNINFQSETGRESVCRHSPPDDPSEASADGAICPGNSQVLGRPLQNAVLSDVTSCDRKRQTGMYPNQEVSYSNPAQRQRVQENSYRYSYPAAMREYSPAEAIASKTGIKAPSGDAKERASLDQGCVEAPGRKVCELRASDRRSCVAHWSCTEEGYGSEYSPGHAALSPDFVHAQFVPAGSQCVKLRQADRKTKAVKLRRRERPWAGRRQRGCYSSEGSREGHRGGAQVEREQRRAGKGRMSQRVASCLVEELGRTGTEACLSEPGLSNNRRVYPHQYPQSISANKLTRGCRAQCLDLVQPSEPRKRRQGPANMGMFQAMCVQGQRSRELVSRSSLSCNFSSRPHSGHWGGHTPRALQPSLSSSSYFTSLNGRYPPVPFPVSAPFPPRCESEYSTECASLFHSTIAESSEGEVSDNTINRFGDSESSQSSQSPDSDSSLFLDEVEKMDGYEEEGGLVWAEASLGPTAAGLPLRQLLHPEPPACRIKASRALKKKIRRFQPASLKVMTLV